DNA from Macadamia integrifolia cultivar HAES 741 chromosome 12, SCU_Mint_v3, whole genome shotgun sequence:
GATTCTTCTCTCACTGAGTGAAGGAAAATTCGATCCTATTACCTTTATCctaattttgaaggtttagaAGCAACCATCACTCTATATGTTCTCTCTGTAAGAAAGGCATTGAAACTGTCTCACACCTCCTCCTTCACTATTCCTTTAGTAGCAGAACATAGTTTGCTTATATGCCCCATCTCTTACAAGCTTCCATGGTAATATTTTCCCTTATTGCCTATCATTTTTCATCTCAGCTCAATCTTCTTCAGCTGACAAGAACTACCTTATGCACTTGTAGGAAGGGCTTTATGGGCAGTGTTGAATTAGgatcacagagagagagagagagagagagagagagagagagagagagagagagagagagagagagagaggtaagtGGTAACTCATTacttccattttgccccaagttTAGGGAGGGTGACCTAGTTATTGTTGACAACCATATTACTATCATTCATCAAAAACAGAAAACTTTACAAGACGTTTCTTTTTCCAATGCAAGGACCTCTTTATATACACAATTACATCTATATTAGTTATCAACAAATCCGTAGCAAAATCAACATAATAAACAGAGACTAAGATACCCTTACTCCACCCTACTTTTAACCTTACAAGTGGAGAAGGGCCATTTTTCCTGAATTTCTAACTAGCACAGGACTAAGTATTTCTCCAGTTACCTTTCAGGACAAGTACTGTCCTCTCTTTTAAGAGTGTAGAATGTATCCAAGCACCACACCAATAAGTCCAACCATGCAGACAAACAGAAAGGGGAAACCCACGACAGTAGCTCTTCGCACACCATTCTTCCTTCTCAAAACAACCTGACAAGAGGGAAAAAATGTAGTGTCAAAAGCAGAAATGCAATCAGGAAGAACATATAGTCACAGAACTTAGCAGACAAAATTGCACCAGAGTAAAGGTTACAAGGAAACTAGGTCAACGGGGGAGGCAATAGAGGCAGAAACCAGTAAACAAACAGCTTCATCTATAATTTATACTGCTTAATGGTAGAATAACAACTACCTAAGCTTAGTCACATGAACATGAACCAAGCAGTAAGATGCTGCAAAAATTCAGGTAGAATGGGAGGGAAAGAATAGTAGAAGTAATTTGCCACAGAAGCAGGCGATTCATTAGTCAGAATTCACAATTTCTGGGAACTTTATGGATGTAAACTCTTTTAAGTTGTTAAATGTACTTTGGATTGCTTAAATCAAGGCGTAATTGCAATGGTACTGGATAATCTGAGATTATGCACCATGCTCAAGTACTAATATTCTAACAACATACACAGAAAGTAAAATCAATTTAAGCAGAATAATGATACCACCTTGTACTAAACAGGGTACCAACTCACTATCTTTATCACTTATAAAGTAGCCTTTGCTTGTGTGGTAACAAAAGCTAGACCTTTCACCAGAGGGCGGACCTCagtgcaacggtaaggttgctccattgcgactaGGTCGCGGGTTTCCAGTCAGGAAACGGCCTCTCTgcaaagcaggggtaaggctgtgtacattatgactctCCTCAGACCCTGTAGTGGTGGGAGCCTTATGCACTGGACACCCTTTTTTTATGAGAGACCTTTACCCAATCATCAAGTTTATATAATTCAGGTTTCACAATTGGTTCTACTCAGTGGTAAATTAGAGATGTTTGGAAGAATTTCAGGGTTTAAACCTTCAGTCATGAATCATGAACATACGAAAATAGAGAATGTCAGATgggtaaaattaaaaaattactcACAAGTTCTTGCCGTAATGTTTCCCTTTCTTGACTGATTGCATTCATCTCCGCTGTTAGCTTTGCCATGGAAATATCAGCCTGCAAAGCAACGTCAACACCTTCATCAATATTATTCTGCAGCTTTAGGGAGGAGACTTACTACTGCAAATAAAGAATAATACACGTGAAAACCACGTGAAAATACAAACTCCAGCtacaaagaaaatgagaaaatattggTAAGCTTTTCTCGGGTAGATCAACCAACACTTCGAAGGAAATGAACTATATCAAAACCCCCAACTTTTTCTCGGGTAGAAGAACAGCATGAGAAGAGAGGGTGGGAGCTCCTTATGCTGATGAGTTAATGCTAAAGTTATTTTAGTTCATGACATTTCTTGAATTCTAGTTAGAGGTCTATGACTAGCTTATGACATGATTTCAGGTCATACCAGAAGTACCCATAACTTTGCAATGGTGTTCCAAATGGAATGATTATAATTCTCTTAAACTTGGTAGCAGGAAATAGTAAATGCATACTGACCTCACATAGCTTCACTTTCCATTCATTGGGCTTTGAATGCAACTCCTCAGTCACCTTAGCAAGCTTTTGCTCCACGATTTCCTTTGCCAGTTTCAAGTCCTCAATTTCCTTTGCTAATTTCTCCACACTATCATCTGGTTTCAAATCAACATTTTTACAAGGTTTCAACTCTTCCACACTATCAGCTGGTTTCAAATCAACATCTTTACAAGGTTTCAACTCCTCCACACTATCAGCAGGTTTCATATCAACATCTTTACTAGGTTTCAACTCCTCCACAGCATTAGCTACCTGGCAGGGAGTGGGAGGGGAATTATCACATGAGAGGTGATCTGCTGACTTCTTCTATAATGCTAGCTGAAGAAAAAGTTCTAGAATATAATTTGCATGCTCAACTTATTTGAAACAGATGCCTCACAAGGGTATACCAGTACAAGGTTCCTGGTTGATTTGGACACACCAAAATTTCCAACCACAAATGACACCTAGGCAACTGATATAATGTTCTTTACAGAACttatcaaagaaaggaaaaaaagaataaaattgcAGTTTAGAAATGCTCCACCATGCCAACATATTTTAAGAAAGAATTGTGTATTTCAAAGAtccacaaacaaataaaagactGCCCGTACCAAAGTCCATTatagtggggaaaaaaaaacagtttcAAAGCAAGGACAAATTCAGTGAAACCATGTTGCAAAAACAGCATTTCTCACCACAATTCACAAATACATCCCATGAATAATGTTCCTAATTGTTCTTTAGAAAAATACGGAGCCAaaactgcaatgggaaggaaaaattgaaaggtaaagaaaactaaatataaaaatgaaataaacagTATGCAAGTTTTCCTATCTGCCATTAACGTAATACTTTCATTTACCATATGAGACGGTAGATAGTTTTCAACTCCGTTGAGTACTTGGTCTCTTGGAATTGAAGCTTCATGTGCAGGATCCAGTTTCAAGGTTCCGTTAATTGTTTGCAGTACTGGTGAATGGGGTGGGCTAACAGGAACCACTTTCACCTTATTCTCTTCAAAATGTTTGAAACTATCCTTGGGGAGTGGGCTAACAAGAACCACTTTCAACTTATTCTCTTCAATGTGTTTGAAACCATCCTTGGTGAACTGTCAAAGGAAACAATGAGAAACACAAATAACCATTTAAATCCAATCACAACTACTAAAACTTACCATGCTAGGTGTAATATCCTCCTCAGTTGTCCCAAAGGGAACAATTGTGCTCTGGATTAGGAATTTATCTTTACACTGCAGATCAGGCGGAGCTTCCCGTTGAGCTTGCATTGTAACTATTTTGACACCAAATGCAAAGTGTAAGGAATTGACCGAAGTAAACATGCAGCTATCTAGTCAGTAACATGGCATACAGGAAAAAAGACCAATACTTGATAAATACTACCTTCACACAAAATGGAATTCATAGCCATAGAATGAAAAATGTAGAAGGTCATTCTATAATCCATAAGCATCAGTCAGCAGGCAATATATGGTtcacaaaaattacaaagagcACATCCAACTCAAAATTGAAGACTGAAAGAGTCACAAAAGTTGAGGATTGTGCCAATGATTCTGTGCTATACAATTTTTCAAGTCATCATACAGACACCCCATATCAGTCTTTGACATCAAAAGTTGTCCTTGTTACATAAAAACAGACAAAACCTGGAGCAGAGTATTATTGAAAGAATGAATGCACTGTCATGAAACAGCTCCCTAAGGTATTTTTTTGGGCTACGTTTAAAGTGAGGGCATATACCTGTAAAATTACAAGTTGAACTTGGCAAGACAATGCCAACATTGGGTTGCACACAATATTTCTTTGGAGATGTAGTTTTAACCTGCCAATATGATGCTTAAGATATATTAGTTGCCAAAGATTTAGAGATCAAATAGGATACATTGTACAATACCTAGATTTTGCATTTCATAATTTGACCCTCTTTCATAATTTAAATGCATAAATAACCAGACAGAAaggaaataaatggaaaaaggggagggggggaggagagaggagataTGCAAGTTGCAAAACATAGAAAGCTACGAAATTCTGcaactaaaacaatgtcatgatATTTATGCAAGAATTTGTTCATACCTTGAAAGCAACATACTGATTAGAGTCATTGACAAGTTGGACTGTGCACGAAATTCGCCTCTTCGGCACAACTAGCAAAAATGAAAATGTTTAATATGTCAGATCCATCAACTTTAAGATATATTTGATAGTCAAAGATGTAAAGCACAACATTGCGAAAGATACAGAATAACAACATTATTTTCACATTTACAGGAAGCCCTTAAAACCAAATGAAGAATAACTACATTATATTgtataaagaagaaaaggaaaaaaattaacaatGCAGTGCCGGTGACTTTGATGGCATAGTAAAAAATGAAACCTATAGGTACTAATTGAAAGAAGCTACATGAGAGTTTTAACATCTAGACAATGTgttgctaaaataaaaatggtcCACAATCGAAGATACCCTACCAGTGAACAGTATCAATGTGTCACAGTTTAGGCTATTATGCTTATTCAGGTAATCTTGAATAAGGCTTCATTTGGGACTCTATAATCCACCACACCATCCGCAAATCTGAACATTAGGGGGAAATTGATTGGGTCGTTGAATCATCATTGGTTGATCAACACCAATTCAAGAATACTGCCAAGAAGATATGGATGATGCACTTAATTTAGTGACTTCTAAGGAGTATCTAGTAGGAAATTTAGTGGAAGTAGTTTCTTGAGTGGCAAAGACTGACCAAGTGAACCAACAAAGTGGAATTCTTTTGTATGCATTCAGGATGAGGCAACACAGAGGAGGGACATCCCACAATAAACTAAGTAGTTGGGCAAGATATCAACATTATATCGTTTCTCTAATGTCTTGTACGATCCTTACAAGTTACAACTCGATGACAGTTTCCTATGATAGGAGAATTGCTGTTGGACACCAACAAGAATTGCTAGCTGACAACCAAGAAACTCTAGCAGCTACCTATTCTAACGTTCCACCATTTGCTTTTCATGCTTTATGTTTTCTTCTATAAGTTCATTTAATGGACACAGCCCTGACTATGAGTAAAAGAGTCGTAAGAAATTTCTCAGGGCACAGGTAAAAGATTTCTCATGTCATAAGTTAGAGAACACGGTTTAGTATTTCCCGGAAAAAACATGGTTTCATCTTCTAAAGTAAATCCCAGTTCTCATCCACTGTTGGCAGTGCTAGACACTGTTTGACAAAAAGAAGATAGTTTTGACTTCAATTTCTACTAAACCAGTAAACCATACAAACAGCTTTTCCGGCTTGcaatctctttcctctttcctctatttcttATTCTTTATTACCTCTCTTGGGCGGGTACAACCAGATCAGGATTCTCTATATCCTGTACCATAAGGCGAGGATTTTGGTTGTCATCTCCAATGTAATGACAGTGTCTCGATAGAACAAACTCGCTCTTGGCCACCACAATATAAATGTCTTATAACCTAACCTTTCTCCACATAGAATTTGGAGATTCTCGCCTGATAAGTTAGCTAGAGAAGAGTAGAAGACTTGAAAATTTATTCTGACACTTGTAATAATGATAGACCTGATGGATGTAGATCGTGTTATGCATCCACCCATTTCAGTCAAGGACCACTGATCCAGATACCCACAACCCAACCANNNNNNNNNNNNNNNNNNNNNNNNNNNNNNNNNNNNNNNNNNNNNNNNNNNNNNNNNNaaaaaaaaaaagaattaaaaaaaagacataatgtaaaattgattattattttttatgtaaaattcaatcatttacagAAACTCTCTAAGAAAGCATAAGCTTGAGGTAATGGTTTCAAGCTTGAGAAGGGCTGAAGAGAATGACAAATCCAAAACTTTGAGTGAATGTCAAAAAGGACAGCTACAGGCAATGACTACTGTTAGAAGGCTTATTATTCAATAAAAGAGATTCTTTGTAATTACTATAGTGATTCCGGTGTCATGTCACATAACTCTAGTAATGATATTTCAGTGTATGGAATGGAGACCAGTGCATTGGAAGTATGGTAAAGAAATAACAAGATTTACCCtcgttgaaaaaaaaatgttatactAAAGGGacaaaaaagtaaggttacaaattatttgatacTTTAAgtggtgtcaataagaaaatcccatatacatatagggagagggtttcctATGCTACCGGTGTAGGAATATATATGCACACCGCGCCAATGACTCTTGAAAATGGTATCATTCACATGGGACACGAGGAAAACTGGCTCTAGTAGTGTGGGGATTATATATGTTCCTTTCATGATTGCACTGTAATTTCTATcttttgaagaaataaaaatccataatctataaataaataaataaataaataaataaaaataaaaagaagaagatgaagaagaagaagaaatgagagaaGTTTAATCCTCTAAACTCCTCCAAAATCTAgctccaaaagaaagaaaatgacaagTACTTTATGTGATGAACAACATTGCCCCATCACATAACCTTCACATTGAAGATTTTGTCCTTTCCTATGCAATCGTTATACAATATACTGTCTCTGACATCCAGTTTCTTTACCATAACCTTAAAACAGCAGCAATCAAATATAGTAGACGGAGAAACCATGAAATGTAATCTGGGGGGCTATAAGAACCTTTCTCTCTACCAAATGAACCGTTTCCCTTTTTCCAAAAAAGGGCATCAACTACGCTAACCTACAAGATTTctccaccaaaagaaaaaaggatgaaGGTTGATTTTGAACATGCAAAGCTGCATATCCTATTGCTTGTAACGAAAGAGGAAATCTATTCTCAAACCAAACTAAAAATATCGAATAAACTATAAGGAAAGATCTAGTCTTATCAACTTACATGTGAACTTAAGCTCACGGGGTTGAATATCCAAAAGCTCTGTATTCATGATTCTTACTCACAGGGAACCAAAATCTGTCTATTTTGTAAGCTGTGATCGAACTCCAATCAATTTTTTGACCTGCAAGAACAAATAGgacaacagaaacaaaatttcTACATTTAGAATCGATCCTCAAGCAGGTTTTACTAAAAAACAACACCATATTCCTCTAAGAAGCCTCCATATCTAAATTAAGcaaatggaaaacaaaatccCGATACAACTAACAGAGTGTTTGTGAATGAAAGAACACACACCTCAATTCCGTAAATCGCATAAGAAGAACACCTCCAAACTCAGTTCAAAATCCACTCGAAGATATTCAGAAATGCTGCAACAATAACGCCTCCAAGATGCAAATCACTTCGTAAATCGTCTTCCTTAGAGGAGAACACCTTCAAACTTCACTCAAACTCATCCGGAAATGCTCAAATCATCATTCCAATAGCCTTTTTTCACTCGGATCGTTCAAATTCCAATTTCaaagaccaaaaaaaagaaaattcacaaaaatgagagagattgagaagagTAAAAGGTTGGAAAAGCTAATTAAAAAGGCG
Protein-coding regions in this window:
- the LOC122057155 gene encoding vesicle-associated protein 1-2-like, with the protein product MNTELLDIQPRELKFTFVPKRRISCTVQLVNDSNQYVAFKVKTTSPKKYCVQPNVGIVLPSSTCNFTVTMQAQREAPPDLQCKDKFLIQSTIVPFGTTEEDITPSMFTKDGFKHIEENKLKVVLVSPLPKDSFKHFEENKVKVVPVSPPHSPVLQTINGTLKLDPAHEASIPRDQVLNGVENYLPSHMVANAVEELKPSKDVDMKPADSVEELKPCKDVDLKPADSVEELKPCKNVDLKPDDSVEKLAKEIEDLKLAKEIVEQKLAKVTEELHSKPNEWKVKLCEADISMAKLTAEMNAISQERETLRQELVVLRRKNGVRRATVVGFPFLFVCMVGLIGVVLGYILHS